From a single Solenopsis invicta isolate M01_SB chromosome 4, UNIL_Sinv_3.0, whole genome shotgun sequence genomic region:
- the LOC105194885 gene encoding multiple coagulation factor deficiency protein 2 homolog, whose product MHWTLCVLIIGSFGCKFLLGQAQRVAPGVPPQHYQQPVQVPQHAQQVPHQQYQVPAQQQVPVQQVPMQQVPMQQQVPVQQQVPMQQQVPVQQQMPGHQPQQPHGHGHQPQQPHGHHGGPPQLLNTANIAHEKDHIAEHAEVPIDTSKMTDQELQFHYFKMHDADNNNKLDGCELIKSLIHWHEQGSKDSGAQGDKLFQDEELVQLIDPILSMDDSNNDGYIDYPEFIRAQQNAAANVRT is encoded by the exons ATGCATTGGACGCTGTGTGTACTGATAATCGGATCATTCGGGTGCAAGTTTCTTCTCGGCCAAGCGCAAAGGGTCGCACCAGGTGTACCGCCTCAGCATTATCAGCAG CCTGTTCAAGTACCGCAACATGCCCAGCAAGTACCACATCAACAG TATCAAGTACCTGCACAACAGCAGGTTCCTGTTCAACAAGTACCAATGCAACAAGTACCTATGCAACAGCAAGTACCTGTGCAACAGCAGGTACCTATGCAACAGCAAGTACCTGTGCAGCAACAAATGCCAGGTCACCAGCCTCAACAACCACATGGACATGGTCACCAACCTCAACAACCACATGGGCATCATGGAGGGCCACCTCAATTACTCAACACTGCCAATATAGCTCATGAAAAAGA TCACATCGCTGAGCATGCTGAAGTCCCAATAGATACTAGCAAGATGACAGATCAGGAGCTGCAGtttcattatttcaaaatgCATGATGCGGATAATAACAATAAGTTAGATGGTTGTGAGTTGATCAAGTCTCTTATACATTGGCATG AACAAGGTAGCAAGGATTCTGGTGCGCAAGGCGACAAGTTATTCCAGGATGAAGAATTAGTGCAATTAATAGATCCGATACTTAGCATGGATGACAGTAATAACGATGGCTATATCGATTATCCAGAATTTATTCGGGCCCAACAAAATGCTGCAGCTAATGTGCGTACATAA
- the LOC105194884 gene encoding inositol polyphosphate multikinase isoform X1, which translates to MTTEPPDDEKLLSIQWDNKAAPGLSGCMFPGVLTPLDCQIAGHPFNGEKQTIGMLICRRTGYVLKPAAKVVLGEREIAFYENLKNSHDPIAMEFKKFVPRYYGTTELRVFNKRTKFLMLRNTTKSMAEPCVIDIKIGFRTWDPLATPEKRRTEELKYAESKRTYGFCITGYQVYSVLSGRLRKYDRDYGKQLGVEGVVEALEDFLNIIPGKPVCRQLVSEILTYLYKIERLFNMQRKYCFYSSSLLIAYDAQHLRQHCPLKDDICTPFLVPKFDKEVISGSVPCIARGTHNLSGTNELTFSSRLKKSVSAPVSIPCEQILNQSRSRNSNMDRLCRSSPSQFTYSCTNDITKKDEENVSMENKCKWVKVKMIDFTHVFPGENNDLDRNYRDGIQMLIQLLSMIKKSDCMH; encoded by the exons ATGACGACAGAACCACCGGATGATGAGAAGTTATTAAGTATACAATGGGACAATAAGGCGGCACCAGGGCTATCCGGCTGTATGTTTCCCGGCGTACTGACACCGTTGGATTGCCAAATAGCCGGTCACCCTTTCAATGGCGAAAAACAGACTATTG GCATGCTGATCTGCAGACGGACTGGCTACGTGTTGAAACCAGCGGCTAAAGTGGTCCTTGGAGAAAGAGAAATTGCATTCTACGAAAACTTGAAGAATTCCCATGATCCCATTGCaatggaatttaaaaaatttgttccgCGTTATTACGGCACAACGGAACTACGTGTCTTTAATAAGC GTACAAAATTCCTCATGCTTAGGAATACCACTAAGAGCATGGCTGAGCCATGTGTGATAGATATCAAGATCGGTTTTCGAACGTGGGATCCTTTAGCCACGCCAGAGAAGAGAAGAACGGAGGAACTCAAGTATGCCGAATCGAAGCGTACTTACGGTTTTTGTATAACGGGTTATCAAGTATATTCTGTCTTATCTGGACGATTAAGGAAATATGACAGAGATTATGGCAAGCAACTCGGTGTCGAGGGCGTCGTGGAAG CGCTGGAAGATTTCTTGAACATAATACCTGGAAAGCCAGTCTGTCGACAATTGGTCTCCGAAATCTTAACATACCTGTACAAGATAGAGCGGCTCTTCAACATGCAGCGGAAATATTGCTTCTATTCCAGTTCGCTTCTGATCGCTTACGACGCTCAACACTTGCGGCAGCATTGCCCGTTGAAAGATGACATTTGTACCCCTTTTTTAGTGCCGAAATTTGATAAAGAAGTGATAAGTGGATCAGTTCCTTGTATAGCACGTGGAACGCACAATTTATCTGGTACAAACGAATTAACGTTTAGCTCAAGATTGAAAAAAAGCGTAAGCGCGCCTGTGTCGATACCGTGCGAGCAGATACTTAATCAGAGCAGATCTCGCAATTCGAATATGGATCGGTTGTGTCGATCCAGCCCGAGCCAATTCACATATTCGTGCACGAACGACATTACGAAGAAAGATGAGGAAAACGTTTCAATGGAGAACAAATGCAAGTGGGTCAAAGTGAAGATGATCGACTTTACACACGTTTTCCCCGGGGAGAATAACGACTTGGATCGAAATTATCGGGACGGCATCCAGATGCTAATCCAGCTCTTAAGTATGATCAAGAAGAGCGATTGCATGCATTAA
- the LOC105194884 gene encoding inositol polyphosphate multikinase isoform X2 has translation MAKNRLLVIDFCMLICRRTGYVLKPAAKVVLGEREIAFYENLKNSHDPIAMEFKKFVPRYYGTTELRVFNKRTKFLMLRNTTKSMAEPCVIDIKIGFRTWDPLATPEKRRTEELKYAESKRTYGFCITGYQVYSVLSGRLRKYDRDYGKQLGVEGVVEALEDFLNIIPGKPVCRQLVSEILTYLYKIERLFNMQRKYCFYSSSLLIAYDAQHLRQHCPLKDDICTPFLVPKFDKEVISGSVPCIARGTHNLSGTNELTFSSRLKKSVSAPVSIPCEQILNQSRSRNSNMDRLCRSSPSQFTYSCTNDITKKDEENVSMENKCKWVKVKMIDFTHVFPGENNDLDRNYRDGIQMLIQLLSMIKKSDCMH, from the exons ATGGCGAAAAACAGACTATTGGTAATTGATTTTT GCATGCTGATCTGCAGACGGACTGGCTACGTGTTGAAACCAGCGGCTAAAGTGGTCCTTGGAGAAAGAGAAATTGCATTCTACGAAAACTTGAAGAATTCCCATGATCCCATTGCaatggaatttaaaaaatttgttccgCGTTATTACGGCACAACGGAACTACGTGTCTTTAATAAGC GTACAAAATTCCTCATGCTTAGGAATACCACTAAGAGCATGGCTGAGCCATGTGTGATAGATATCAAGATCGGTTTTCGAACGTGGGATCCTTTAGCCACGCCAGAGAAGAGAAGAACGGAGGAACTCAAGTATGCCGAATCGAAGCGTACTTACGGTTTTTGTATAACGGGTTATCAAGTATATTCTGTCTTATCTGGACGATTAAGGAAATATGACAGAGATTATGGCAAGCAACTCGGTGTCGAGGGCGTCGTGGAAG CGCTGGAAGATTTCTTGAACATAATACCTGGAAAGCCAGTCTGTCGACAATTGGTCTCCGAAATCTTAACATACCTGTACAAGATAGAGCGGCTCTTCAACATGCAGCGGAAATATTGCTTCTATTCCAGTTCGCTTCTGATCGCTTACGACGCTCAACACTTGCGGCAGCATTGCCCGTTGAAAGATGACATTTGTACCCCTTTTTTAGTGCCGAAATTTGATAAAGAAGTGATAAGTGGATCAGTTCCTTGTATAGCACGTGGAACGCACAATTTATCTGGTACAAACGAATTAACGTTTAGCTCAAGATTGAAAAAAAGCGTAAGCGCGCCTGTGTCGATACCGTGCGAGCAGATACTTAATCAGAGCAGATCTCGCAATTCGAATATGGATCGGTTGTGTCGATCCAGCCCGAGCCAATTCACATATTCGTGCACGAACGACATTACGAAGAAAGATGAGGAAAACGTTTCAATGGAGAACAAATGCAAGTGGGTCAAAGTGAAGATGATCGACTTTACACACGTTTTCCCCGGGGAGAATAACGACTTGGATCGAAATTATCGGGACGGCATCCAGATGCTAATCCAGCTCTTAAGTATGATCAAGAAGAGCGATTGCATGCATTAA
- the LOC105194926 gene encoding uncharacterized protein LOC105194926 → MFDGTRRAIPLFLVAAILHRAYGDSAIRASDKRHGGASDYQMCLDSFDIHRDKIIRTQDSRVMGAKFLNVLDVESREDCLKYCCETDRCDVFIFEEKKPSSCYLFQCGPLHDFKCKFTRHANYTSAVRTSYPIQNVQVEEEVRISQQEHELKSLRKSNEITSDYGFTETPVKPVVTQISKVIITTPAPVKPACSRNQYECRSSGDCIAIYNVCDGIPQCADGSDEAADLVCPTEKPTVSPIIQVPRPPAEILRYQQMIDQRKPLPPFYPGPEINPKSWDISNLAHQMSQPQNIPYPGQPMEIPQMQMRKNYGSSGYQWDYQPLYEQNKDPYVPSNTIREQHINPYEQQPHIFNHKGLSVIGNNDADRGPYMDSKHSYFPHFPSANKPVWQENPVQFSQSVTPNSQQKQPNDIENVAVITTTPACDTSEEHKNELTNENKEPVKKEEKSNTYLTHAKLSKQITEKPILLASEVTKHNHVKESKDKTVIVIEEHPKPHDRTDVIAEHLQIIENDVLRPKGAVISLSLGLIATAITAALIVCRLRVVKRRGRCGHGPFAHDADYLVNGMYL, encoded by the exons ATGTTCGACGGTACGCGGCGGGCAATTCCCCTGTTTCTCGTCGCCGCGATTCTTCACCGTGCTTATGGCGACAGCGCGATCAGGGCGAGCGACAAGAGGCACGGTGGCGCGAGCGACTATCAGATGTGTCTCGACAGCTTCGACATCCACAGGGACAAGATTATCAGAACCCAAGACTCGCGCGTCATGGGTGCCAAGTTCTTGAACGTTCTGGACGTCGAGTCCAGGGAGGACTGTCTCAAGTATTGCTGTGAAACCGATCGCTGCGACGTGTTTATCTTTGAAGAAAAG AAACCGAGCAGCTGCTACCTCTTCCAGTGTGGCCCATTGCACGACTTCAAGTGCAAATTTACGAGGCATGCCAATTATACTAGTGCTGTGCGCACAAGTTATCCCATACAGAATGTACAGGTAGAAGAGGAGGTCAGGATATCCCAGCAGGAGCACGAGTTAAAATCCCTTAG AAAAAGTAACGAGATTACGTCGGATTACGGATTTACGGAAACTCCTGTCAAACCTGTAGTCACCCAAATATCAAAAGTGATAATAACTACGCCAGCACCAGTCAAGCCAG CCTGCAGTAGAAATCAGTATGAGTGTCGTTCATCCGGAGACTGCATAGCCATATACAACGTTTGCGACGGTATTCCGCAGTGCGCAGACGGTTCTGACGAAGCGGCAGATCTCGTATGTCCTACGGAGAAACCGACGGTGTCTCCAATAATACAGGTGCCACGTCCGCCCGCCGAAATCCTGCGATATCAGCAAATGATCGATCAACGCAAGCCGCTTCCTCCGTTCTATCCCGGGCCGGAGATCAATCCTAAGTCTTGGGACATATCGAATCTGGCTCATCAAATGTCTCAGCCACAAAATATTCCGTATCCCGGACAACCGATGGAGATACCGCAGATGCAAATGCGCAAGAATTACGGCTCATCAGGATACCAGTGGGATTATCAGCCTCTATATGAACAAAATAAGGATCCCTATGTTCCTAGTAATACTATTCGCGAACAACATATAAATCCCTATGAAC aacaACCACACATATTTAATCACAAAGGTTTGAGCGTCATAGGAAACAATGACGCAGATAg aggGCCGTATATGGATTCCAAGCATTCCTATTTTCCACATTTTCCATCGGCAAATAAACCAGTTTGGCAAGAAAATCCGGTGCAATTTTCACAATCTGTCACACCAAACTCTCAGCAAAAGCAACCTAATGATATAGAAAATGTTGCAGTAATCACGACGACGCCCGCTTGTGAT ACTTCGGAGGAGCATAAAAATGAATTGACAAATGAGAATAAAGAACCtgtaaagaaagaagaaaaatctaatACTTATTTAACACATGCAAAGTTGAGTAAACAAATTActgaaaaaccaattttattagCAAGTGAAGTTACCAAACATAATCATGTTAAGGAATCGAAAG ACAAAACTGTGATTGTAATCGAAGAGCACCCAAAGCCACACGACAGAACTGATGTTATTGCAGAACATcttcaaataattgaaaatgacgTTTTAAGGCCCAAAGGTGCCGTAATATCGTTATCGTTGGGACTTATAGCGACTGCGATCACGGCTGCTTTAATTGTTTGCCGATTGCGAGTAGTAAAAAGGCGTGGAAGATGCGGGCACGGACCTTTCGCGCATGATGCTGATTATCTAGTTAATGgaatgtatttataa